A stretch of the Thermodesulfobacteriota bacterium genome encodes the following:
- the menA gene encoding 1,4-dihydroxy-2-naphthoate octaprenyltransferase, with protein sequence MHIYRNWFLASRPWSFSMTAISVSVGGALAAIYGVFSWFLYLATLVGAILLHAATNLINDYYDVKSGVDTRKAATAQYRPHPLVEGKLKAGHVLTVAGILYTLSALTGIYLATTRGWELLWIGVIGVFASLAYTAPPLKYKYSALGEISVFLMWGPLMVAGSFFVQRQEFSLNAFWISLPFGVLVALVLLANNIRDIAHDRSKGILTLAIILGQHKGILLYGAFVVVAYLGIILMSIFGPLYLWSLIVLASFPLALRLLRQMKAHVPADADARTAQLDTAFGVLLVVSLVLAGVF encoded by the coding sequence ATGCACATTTATCGTAATTGGTTTCTGGCCAGTCGGCCGTGGTCCTTTAGTATGACCGCCATTTCCGTGAGCGTCGGCGGCGCTCTGGCTGCCATATATGGTGTTTTTTCCTGGTTTTTATATCTGGCAACCCTGGTCGGTGCCATACTGTTGCATGCCGCCACCAACCTGATCAATGATTACTATGATGTGAAAAGCGGTGTGGATACCAGAAAAGCCGCCACCGCCCAGTATAGACCCCATCCTTTGGTGGAAGGAAAGCTGAAGGCTGGACACGTTCTCACAGTTGCCGGTATACTTTATACGCTGTCCGCCCTAACTGGAATTTATCTGGCGACAACCCGGGGCTGGGAGCTTCTTTGGATCGGTGTGATCGGAGTATTTGCCAGCCTGGCCTATACCGCGCCACCGCTGAAATACAAATACAGCGCCCTGGGTGAAATCTCAGTCTTTTTAATGTGGGGACCGTTGATGGTGGCCGGCTCATTTTTTGTGCAGCGCCAGGAATTCAGCCTGAATGCCTTCTGGATTTCGCTTCCTTTCGGTGTTCTGGTCGCTTTGGTGTTGCTTGCCAATAATATTAGAGACATCGCCCATGACCGCAGTAAAGGCATTTTAACCCTGGCGATTATCCTCGGACAGCACAAGGGCATCCTGTTGTACGGAGCCTTTGTGGTGGTGGCTTACCTGGGGATAATACTGATGTCCATTTTCGGACCGCTTTACCTGTGGTCGCTGATCGTCCTGGCTTCTTTCCCTCTGGCCTTGCGCCTGTTGAGGCAAATGAAAGCACATGTGCCGGCAGATGCGGATGCCCGCACTGCACAGCTGGACACGGCCTTCGGCGTGCTGCTGGTGGTCTCTCTGGTTCTGGCCGGCGTGTTTTGA
- a CDS encoding CPBP family intramembrane glutamic endopeptidase, with protein sequence MAGTVLLAAVLWFVTFYLTWASFWIKISLSAAALAILSLLLQPSPKRRIRIDVRAVILGLVSAAILYLIFWTGKAVASVILPFSVEQIGGIYHKGAGTPMWVIALLLFLVTGPSEELYWRGYLQKNLMLRFGQWQGWLLATAVYAGVHIWSFNFMLIGAAAVAGAFWGAMYWRLKNLGPVVISHSVWSVVIFAVFPMH encoded by the coding sequence TTGGCAGGAACGGTGCTACTGGCAGCGGTTTTGTGGTTTGTTACCTTTTATCTGACCTGGGCCAGTTTCTGGATAAAAATTTCCCTTTCTGCCGCCGCACTGGCGATATTATCCCTTCTCTTGCAACCCAGCCCCAAAAGGCGCATTAGAATTGATGTCCGGGCCGTTATCCTCGGCCTTGTTTCGGCTGCCATCCTCTATCTTATCTTTTGGACAGGCAAGGCTGTTGCGTCGGTGATATTGCCCTTTTCCGTAGAACAGATCGGCGGTATTTACCATAAAGGAGCAGGAACACCGATGTGGGTGATTGCCCTGCTGCTATTTTTGGTGACCGGTCCGAGTGAAGAATTGTACTGGCGGGGGTACCTGCAAAAAAACCTGATGCTGCGTTTCGGTCAATGGCAGGGCTGGCTGCTGGCCACTGCTGTTTATGCAGGTGTTCATATCTGGTCGTTTAATTTTATGCTCATTGGAGCGGCTGCTGTGGCCGGTGCATTCTGGGGCGCCATGTACTGGCGCCTGAAAAACCTTGGCCCGGTAGTCATTTCCCATTCAGTTTGGAGTGTAGTTATATTCGCCGTTTTTCCGATGCATTAG
- a CDS encoding DUF3795 domain-containing protein, with product MNTELLAPCGMYCGVCGVYMAGRDNNQKLKEKLAKAYGVTLEQIACQGCLSNKKFVYCRTCGIRACIMEKNYEGCHQCEEFPCHLIDDFPVPVGKKVILRSVPARKKLGTEKWVEQEENRYRCPHCSGPLFRGARRCGSCKELVEVE from the coding sequence ATGAACACGGAATTATTAGCCCCCTGCGGCATGTATTGCGGCGTTTGCGGGGTGTATATGGCCGGCCGAGACAACAATCAAAAACTAAAAGAAAAATTGGCCAAGGCGTATGGGGTGACTCTCGAACAAATAGCCTGCCAAGGCTGTTTATCAAACAAAAAGTTTGTGTACTGCCGGACATGTGGTATTCGAGCGTGTATCATGGAAAAAAATTATGAGGGCTGCCATCAATGTGAGGAGTTTCCCTGTCATTTAATTGATGATTTTCCTGTCCCGGTTGGGAAAAAAGTCATACTCCGCTCTGTTCCTGCCAGAAAGAAGTTGGGCACTGAAAAGTGGGTGGAACAAGAGGAAAATCGCTACAGATGCCCCCATTGCAGCGGCCCGCTCTTTCGCGGCGCCAGACGCTGTGGGAGTTGCAAGGAGTTAGTCGAGGTAGAGTAA
- a CDS encoding NapC/NirT family cytochrome c has protein sequence MKKYIIAGILIVVGIIVAFPLFSIGYYTMVRTSTPEFCASCHEIQYAYNTWKTSTHVNNAHGFVADCMDCHLPAPHHTFNFFYAKTAHGIKDIFVHFTQDMSKYDHALQKEKAYAYFTNDQCQKCHRNILYIPNKRGAMLAHRSVVYAREGFEKKCVDCHRNLVHNPKQGYAYKQYQNSYRGVGL, from the coding sequence ATGAAAAAGTATATCATTGCCGGCATCCTTATTGTTGTCGGTATCATCGTTGCATTTCCTCTTTTCAGTATCGGCTACTACACCATGGTCAGGACATCCACCCCGGAATTTTGCGCCTCCTGTCATGAAATTCAGTATGCCTATAACACCTGGAAAACATCCACTCATGTCAACAATGCACATGGATTTGTGGCGGATTGCATGGATTGTCACCTGCCTGCCCCACACCATACGTTTAATTTCTTTTACGCCAAAACGGCCCATGGCATTAAAGATATCTTTGTCCATTTTACTCAGGATATGAGCAAATACGATCACGCGCTTCAAAAAGAAAAGGCCTATGCGTATTTTACCAACGATCAATGTCAGAAGTGTCACCGGAATATTCTATACATTCCCAACAAGAGGGGAGCCATGCTGGCTCACCGGTCTGTGGTTTATGCCAGAGAAGGATTTGAAAAAAAGTGCGTGGACTGTCACAGAAATTTGGTGCACAACCCGAAACAGGGTTACGCTTATAAGCAATATCAGAATTCATATCGGGGAGTGGGATTATAA
- a CDS encoding multiheme c-type cytochrome produces MIRKCGLWLLPAVLIIGFALAINSMAQNVPKAKEFRIERSMPKEAIACIECHKREHPGLFADWARSRHASANITCYDCHKAEKFDPDVSQEHYKQYKRSDQPYGTGEYKVPVAAVVTPKDCSRCHPDEAKQYGRSKHANTMEIIWKIDPWLNKGMNSDFERATGCYHCHGTILKQKDGKLDAETWPNVGVGRINLDGSKGSCTSCHTRHMFSVMEARKPEACGQCHLGPDHPQIEIYMESKHGDIYTAHGDDYNWTAAPGTWSPGVDFRGPTCASCHMSGAGTTLTTHDVTERLSWEIQAPLTIRPSEFKPFPAKTNWQVERDKMKVVCTQCHGKTWVDDHYIKLDKVVQEYNDVYFKPAKAMLDDLYAKGLLDKTRFFDERLEVEYYELWHHEGRRARMGAAMMAPDYSWWHGFYECKKRYSNYMEEARHLIKHNQKAYKAEDFPNATGNTTKPKEVFP; encoded by the coding sequence ATGATTCGAAAATGTGGGCTTTGGTTGTTGCCGGCTGTACTGATTATCGGCTTTGCCCTGGCAATCAACAGCATGGCTCAGAATGTTCCAAAAGCAAAAGAATTTCGAATCGAAAGGAGCATGCCCAAAGAAGCCATTGCCTGTATTGAGTGCCATAAACGGGAACATCCGGGGCTGTTTGCCGATTGGGCCCGCAGCCGACATGCGAGTGCAAACATTACATGTTACGACTGCCACAAGGCGGAAAAATTTGATCCGGATGTCAGCCAGGAGCATTACAAGCAGTACAAGCGTTCGGATCAGCCATATGGCACCGGTGAATATAAAGTGCCTGTGGCAGCGGTTGTCACTCCCAAAGACTGTTCGAGGTGCCACCCGGATGAAGCCAAGCAGTACGGCCGGAGCAAGCATGCCAACACAATGGAAATCATATGGAAGATCGATCCCTGGCTGAACAAGGGGATGAACAGCGATTTTGAGCGTGCAACCGGGTGTTATCATTGCCACGGTACGATTTTGAAGCAAAAGGATGGAAAGCTGGATGCTGAAACCTGGCCCAATGTGGGTGTGGGCAGAATCAACCTGGACGGCAGCAAGGGCAGTTGTACAAGTTGTCATACCCGGCACATGTTTTCGGTCATGGAAGCACGAAAACCGGAGGCATGCGGTCAATGCCATTTAGGACCGGATCATCCCCAGATTGAAATTTATATGGAGTCTAAACATGGCGACATTTACACGGCGCATGGCGATGATTACAACTGGACAGCCGCACCCGGCACCTGGTCGCCCGGGGTGGATTTTCGGGGACCGACCTGCGCATCCTGCCATATGTCGGGGGCGGGAACGACGTTGACGACGCATGATGTCACCGAAAGGCTCTCGTGGGAGATACAGGCACCGCTCACCATCAGGCCTTCTGAGTTTAAACCCTTCCCGGCAAAAACCAACTGGCAGGTGGAACGGGACAAGATGAAGGTGGTCTGCACCCAGTGCCATGGCAAAACATGGGTGGACGATCATTATATCAAACTTGACAAAGTGGTTCAGGAATACAACGATGTCTACTTCAAACCGGCAAAAGCCATGCTCGATGATCTATATGCCAAAGGCCTTCTGGATAAAACCAGATTTTTCGATGAGCGACTGGAAGTGGAATATTACGAGCTCTGGCATCACGAGGGCCGGAGAGCCAGAATGGGTGCCGCAATGATGGCTCCGGATTATTCCTGGTGGCACGGTTTTTACGAGTGTAAAAAGCGTTACAGCAATTACATGGAAGAAGCTCGGCATCTGATTAAGCATAACCAGAAAGCTTACAAAGCAGAGGATTTTCCCAACGCCACAGGAAATACCACCAAACCCAAAGAGGTATTTCCTTAA